A window of the Fibrobacter sp. UWP2 genome harbors these coding sequences:
- the cysK gene encoding cysteine synthase A, translating to MAIFNNILETIGNTPLVRINKLNKGEAEVYVKLESFNPLGSAKDRVAFNMIERAEKEGKLKPGALIIEPTSGNTGVGLAYVGAVKGYKVVLTMPDSMSMERRLLLKALGAEVVLTEGAKGMAGCIEKANEIAAQNPGSFIPQQFENPANPEAHYLTTGPEIWRDTEGNVDVFIATAGTGGTVSGTAKFLKEKNPNVYVIAIEPDDSPMISKGVAGPHKIQGIGANFIPKIYDPKVVDEVYLTSTEKAGNAARAAASEEGIFVGISSGAALECALTVAKRPEFKGKRIVALLPDTGERYLSTWLWTEK from the coding sequence ATGGCAATATTCAACAATATTTTGGAAACCATCGGCAACACGCCGCTCGTTCGCATCAACAAGCTGAACAAGGGCGAAGCCGAAGTCTACGTAAAACTCGAAAGTTTCAACCCGCTCGGAAGCGCGAAGGACCGCGTGGCATTCAACATGATTGAACGCGCCGAAAAGGAGGGCAAACTCAAGCCGGGCGCCCTCATCATCGAGCCGACCAGCGGCAATACGGGCGTAGGCCTTGCCTACGTGGGGGCCGTAAAGGGCTACAAGGTGGTGCTCACGATGCCCGATTCCATGAGCATGGAACGCAGGCTGCTATTGAAGGCGCTTGGGGCCGAGGTCGTGCTGACCGAAGGCGCGAAGGGCATGGCGGGCTGCATCGAGAAGGCGAACGAGATTGCGGCGCAGAACCCGGGAAGCTTTATTCCGCAGCAGTTCGAGAACCCGGCGAACCCGGAGGCGCACTACCTCACGACGGGGCCCGAAATCTGGCGCGATACCGAGGGCAACGTGGACGTGTTTATCGCGACGGCGGGCACGGGCGGCACCGTAAGCGGAACCGCGAAGTTCCTCAAAGAAAAGAACCCGAACGTCTACGTGATTGCGATTGAACCCGATGACTCCCCGATGATTAGCAAGGGTGTCGCGGGCCCGCACAAGATACAGGGAATCGGCGCGAACTTTATCCCGAAAATCTACGACCCGAAGGTGGTCGACGAGGTGTACCTCACCAGCACGGAGAAGGCCGGGAACGCGGCCCGAGCGGCAGCAAGCGAAGAAGGCATCTTCGTCGGGATTTCGTCCGGAGCGGCACTCGAATGCGCGTTGACAGTCGCCAAACGCCCCGAATTCAAGGGCAAGAGGATCGTCGCGCTCCTCCCCGACACGGGCGAACGCTACCTGAGCACCTGGCTCTGGACGGAAAAGTAG